The genome window CGAGTGAGCCAGCTGTGAACACTATGTCCAGTCTCGTGAATGAGAGTATAAACATCATCAAGCGTGTCTTGATAGTTTAACAAGATAAACGGATTAGTATCGTACGCTCCGCCGGAATATCCGCCTGATCGCTTCCCTTTGGTCTCGTAAACATCAATCATTCTTTCATTATAAATATGATCGACGGCATCTAAATATTCATCGCCGTAGATTTCAAGAGCTTGGCGAGCTCTTTTTTTTGCTTGTTCGAAGTTGTACTCAACTGGTGGTTCAGATAAAAGCGGCACATAAAGATCGTACATGTGCATCTCATCAAGTTGAAGAATTTTTTTACGAAGGGCAACATAGCGATGTAAAAGATCGAGGTGCTCGTGAACGGCAGAAACTAAGTTATCATAAACTATTGCTGGAATGTTGTTAGTAGCCATCGCAGCACTTCTTGCGTCGGGGTATTTATGTACTTTAGCGAGATAGTTGTCAGCTTTAATCTGCCCGCTGAGAGTCTGAGCAAAAGTATTTTTGTAATCGCCATAAGCCTGATACATTCCTTTAAAAGCATCTTTTCTAACTTTGCGATCATATGATTCAATGTGAAGACTATAAGAACCGTTGGTCAAACGAACTTTTTGCCCATCTTCATCTATAATTGAAGGAAAAATTAAGTCGTTATTAGAGAGAACGGAAAATGTCTCAGCAGAAGTGTTCAACACATCTTGAACCTGCGAGATTAAAGCTTCCGCTTCTTCGTTTAAAACATGGGGACGTTTTTTTTCAATAAAATCAAGATAATGAGCATATTGTTCTTTGGCAGGATTTTCTTTTAGAAATTCGGCAATTTTCTTTTTGTCAATGCTTAAAATTTCAGGTTGAATAAAAGATAGAGCACTCTCAACTTGCGCGGCCAGACTGTTAACCCGCGCGTTGTAGGCCTGATATTTATCGTTTCCGGTGTCTAAATCATTATTCATACTGGCGTAAACGTAGACAGTTTCAAGCAGTCGAAATGCTTTGAGACTAGCCTCAATTGCCCCGAAAAAATGCTCCGCATCCGCTCCCATTGTTGAGCGGTACTTGCTTGCGGCGCTCGTTAATTCTTGGACCTTGTTAAATGCAGCTTCAAAGTCGCTGTCATTTTTAAAAATGGTGGTTAAGTCCCAGGTGTCCTCGACTGGAATTTCATTTCTTTGATTTTGAACCATTAGCTTCCTCCTTAGATATTAAGTTTAGTATAAGTGATTTTTGAGATTGGGCAATATCTGTAGTTAGAACTAATTCATATATGATAGAATCAGCAAAAGCAAAAACTTGTGTTCTCTGATATTTTCATAACTAAGCACCAGGTAAAAATAAATTGAACTATTGAGCTCTGACTGAAGGTTGTTGGCCTTATTGTCTAAATCGGGCTCTGAATTCTAAATGTAATAAATTTTTTTTCGGAAATTGAAATTTAGCCATTAATTGTGGTATCTTATATTAAGGATTAGTAAGCATGATGGAGAGCAAAAAATGATTTTTGAAAAACTTTTCTTGGAAAAACCTGAATTGACCCGGTTAAAGCTTTACCGGAACGTCTTGTCGATGCCCAAAAAAGTATTTAAAGCAAATGAGCTTGCAACGGTACATAAAACAACTTACCAGCAGACTTATAATAATTTACAGGGCTTAGCTAAGGATTTGCAGGATTTTTACGGTCAAAGCGCTGAGACTTTTTTTGATGGAACCGATGTATTTCAAGAAAGTTTTAAAATGCCTCTAAGTGATTATCGGCGAAAGATGGTTACGCGGACGCTTCCTTATAATTTTATTGATGCGGTTTTCAAAAATAACTTTGAAAATCTCAATGACTTCTTGACAGAACAGTTGGTTTCGCGTTCAACTCTTTCTAGGCGAACCTCCACTTTGCATGATTATATGAGACGTTTTGGCATCGGCTTATCATATATTGATATGGTATTTTTGGGAGACGAAAGAAAAATTAGAGAGTTTCTATTTATTTTCTATTACTCTTTGTCTCAAGGAGGAGTTTGGCCTTTTGAGAATGTTTCATTTGAGCAGGCCAGATCATTGCTACAAGTGATTAATAACAATTGTTTTCATTATTTGTATCGTAATCGGGTTGATGAGTATCAGTGTATCTTCCGGTTGGCGATCGCAATGGAGAGAATTGAGCAGGGCTATACACTTTCACGTAACAGCCGCCTTGATTTGTTAGTGAAAAATAATAGGTTCTTTAATGTTGAAAAATCAAAGCAATTCGGTCTTTTTCAGCTTTCATCCACGTACTCCTTCAACGAAATCGAAGAATTGTTTTTTGCTTTTAATCATTCAATTTCGCCATTTACTAAAGCTAACGTCAACGACCATAACTTGGTCGAAGTATTTAGTGAAAACGACACATTTTTGTGGGATTTCGTAATCAATTATTTAGAGTTCTTGGCTAATTCGTATTCAGAACAATTGTCACAGGAAGTTTTGCAAGATCCAGTATTACTTGCTAATTTAATTAGAATTTTTTACTCGTATTTTGTTTTTGCGGGCAGTTTCCCGACAATGGCAGATTTATTTGAATCTGAAAGTAATTTGACTGGCTATAATCAACTGATCGATATAACAAAGGATTTTATTTTAAAAAATGCTGCGCAGTACCAAATGCCCGACATAATTACTAATAGCCGCTTAATCAGTAACGATATTTATCAACTGTTGTTACCAGTAATTGGGAAAGTTGTTTCTGGTGATGCAATTCAAGTGAAACTTTATTTGGAAGAAGATATCGTTGCGAGTCGAGACTTAACAACATTTCTGTCTGATTTAAAAGGAATTCATGTTTTAAGTAAGGCAGATCCTGTCGATCTGGCTGATATTGTTGTAACTCCGTTGGGTAGCTTAGGAAATCTTCCCAATGTTGTGATTCCTGAAAATGTGAAAATGATTTATTGGAACAGTGAAGATAATGAAGATGAATTTTATCGAATTTATCGCCAAATTCGTTCGGTCCACATAGAACGAAAAGCTACCAATCAAAAAACTGACCAGGAAGATTCTTCTGCTTCTGGCAGTGATCAAGTCTTGGCATAGAAAAAGATCAATCTCAAAATTTCGAGATCGATCTTTTTTCTACGATTAGTCAAGTGATTTTGAAATTTTATTTTAAATATTTTTATTTTGATTAATCAGCAAGGGACAAATTGTTCCTTGTTTTTTTATAAAGGATCCTGATTTCTGAACTTTTAAATTCAAACTCAAAAATATTTTAAGTGATCTCAAGTAGAAACTTTGCTTCATAAAGTTCAATTTCAACTATCGCTAATCACTAAAATCTACTGGAATATTCAATTTTTTCCTGCACCAAATAAACCACCACTGATGAATTTTTTTCTAAATGGTGTTATAGTACTCTTGTAATCAGAAATAACCTATTGGCGCTTTGTCGTCGGATGATAAGAATATTTCTGATTTTTAATGATCAGGATGTACATCGTTCTAAGCAGGCGGTGCATCGAAGCAATGGCAATCTTCTTCGTCGAATGAGACGGGGCTGATTGCTTTTTGTTTCGGTAATAATCTGCAACATGCATCTGCTTAGAAGTTTTACTGCTGGTTGAAGAGACAATATTCATCACCATCTGATAAAGAATTTTGCGCCCATAAGGATTCCCCCGTTTACTGATGTGATCGGCTGCTTCGTAATTTCCCGACTCATAATGTCTCAGATCAATTCCAATATAAGCATTCACTTTATTAGCTGAAGTAAAACGTCTAATGTCACCGATTTCGGCAATTAAAAGAACGGCGGTTACTTCGCCAATGCCTGGAATACTAAGTAAGATCTCATATTCAGGGAGGTCTTGAGCCAGTTCAATCATTTCTTGAATTAAGTCATGCTTTAAATCTTGAAGTCTGAGTGCCTCGTCAGCCAAGTAACGAACCTGCTTGATCATGCTTGAATTACTGCTGACAGCTGGATGACAGGCTTGGGCTAAATCTTGTAGTTTAGCTGCAATCTTTAGTGCCCTGGCTTGTGACATATTCTTATTGGTAGAATTAAGCACCACTGGTGCTAGTTCTTCAGGATCTCCAGTGGGAACCATCGTACTCAGAGGATATCTCTTAACTAAGTTCCAATAGAGTGTGCCATTAGGCGTGCTGAGAATTCTCTCAACACTTGGAAAAGTCATTTGGAGTGCTCGATGAAGCCTCGTCTTCGCTCGAACTAGATCTGTACTGATTTCCTGGTAGAAACGACTCAAATCTTTTAATTGATCATAAACGGGATCTTGCTGATAACTAGGTTTACGATTTAGTTGAAACTGAGTTTGAGCCAAATTAAAAGCATCAGTAGCGTCAGTTTTACGAGGACGCAGACTGTCTAACTGTTTCTTGGCAACTAAGGGATTAAGGCAAGTATATTGATACCCGTGATCTTGCAGTAACTTTTGTAAACTGCGGGAGTAGACCCCAGTGGCTTCAAAGACGATCTCTGGTTCTTTAACCGAGTTAAGATCATTTAAAAGGCGATCAAAACCGATCTGATCATTGTCAAATTTATATTGGTTCACGACATTTTGATCAACGGATATGGCAACATTTGAAGTCTTGCTGCTGATATCAATTCCGAAAACAGTTCTCATTATTTAGTACATCCTTTCTTGAAGTTGAGTTCATTAAATCTTTATCTATCTAATTTTCTATACCCGACGACATGCGTCCAACATTCTACGAACAGACCTTAATAAAGATCATGAAGCTGCCAGTTTTTTTTACGACGACAAAGCGTCAAAAAGACCTACGACTTGTGCAACTTCATGCCTACTGTAACATAAAAAAAGTAGGGAACAGATGAATTCCGTCGAATCCATCTATCCACTACTAATCTTAGAATGTTTTTTTGGACTATTCAGCAGCAGTTGCTAAAGCAAGCTTGATCATTTGATCAAGATTTCGTTCGCGCTCCTTGGCACTAAGTTCTTCGCCGGTAACAAGTGAATTACTAATCGTCATGATTCCAAGCGCTTCAACGTGATACTTTGCAGCAAGAGTATAAAGAACCGCAGTTTCCATCTCTACCGCCGTGATGCCATATGAAGCGACAAGTTCGTGAATTTCATCGCTATCGTCATAAAAGCGATCTTCGCTTAAAACGGAGCCGACTTTGGCTTTGATTCCTTCTTTTTTTGCGCTTTCGTATGCTTGGTGAAGCAAGTTAAAGCTCGCTGGCGGAATGAAGGTAACTTTATTAGCAAAATACTGTTCGCGTAATGCAGCCGTCGTGCCTGCACCTTCAGCAAGTAAAAGTTCATTAACGCCAAGATCACGTGAAATACTGCCAGCAGTGCCAATCCTAATTAATTTTTTGGCGTTAAAACCTTGAATTAATTCGTTGACATAAATGCTAATAGAAGGAATTCCCATGCCAGTTGCTTGGACTGAAACCTTCTTGCCTTTATACGTTCCGGTATAACCTAAAGCTCCCCGGACCTCATTGTAAAGGGTCACTTCAGTTAAATAATTCTCTGCTACGTACTTTGCGCGGTAAGGATCTCCTGGCAAAAGGACGGTTTCGGCGATGTCGCCTTTGTTAGCTCCAATGTGTGTTGTCATTTTAATATAACCTGAATTTATTTATAGGCCAATAACGAACAAAAACTTTTCCGATTAAGGAACTGCGTTTGACAAAACCAAACGATCTTCCATCGTGGGAGACTGGCCGATTATCTCCCATCACGAGGTACTCTCCTTCAGGAACTCGTTTTTCATGCAAAAGATTTTCAAGGGTAAAGTCAATTGTATACTGGGATTGATTTTGCCCTGAAACATTATTGAACTGCTCAAGCCCTTTTTCTTCTTTTTCTTTACTTAAATATGGCTGATCGACGCGCTTACCGTTAATATAAAGCTGATCGTTTTTAGATTCAACTGTATCACCGGGCATGCCAATCACTCGTTTAATATAAAGATCGCCTGGCCGGTCGGGGGCTTTTAAAACCACAATATCATTTCTTTTGGGTTTAAACATTTTGGCAGAAAGCAATCTTTGACCATTGTAAAGAGTCGGCTCCATCGAAGGGCCGTTGACCACGTCATTACCGACGATATATGTTAGTAAAAGCTGTGAAATAATCAGCACCACTCCGAAAAGAATCATTGTTTGAAAAAAATTAGTAAAGCTTCTATTAGTCTTTGAATCCATTAGTTCCTCTTGATTTTCGATATTTTATTTAATTTATTATACCGCATCGGCATTTATTCGTTACCTTTAATTTGAAAATAGAACTAATAAATTGAGCAAACTAAGCATCATTTAGCGATTTATCGGGTAAAATAAAATCTGAAATTAACTATAAGGAAAGATGAATGAAATTTTCTGAACGTTTAAAAACGCAGCGGAACAAATTGAATTTAACCCAAAAAGAAGTTGCTAACGAGCTTTACGTAACGCAGCAGACCATTTCAAGTTGGGAAAATGGGCGCAGTTATCCGGATCTTGAGACTTTAATTAAACTTAGCGATTTGTATCAAATTTCTTTGGATGTTTTAGTAAAGGAAAACGTTCAGCTCCAAGCAGATATCAAGAAAATTCAAGTTTTAAAGGAAATTAGACCAGTAATTTGGATCTTAATGTTGATTAATTTAACGTTGATCGTGATTAATCTCGGATTTCTTAAAGATCAGAAGGTCTCTTTAACTGAGCTGGGTTTAATTTTGATTATGGCGCTTAACAGCTTTACTTTAGTTTATTTGAACAATTTTGTTCAGCTGAAATTATTAGATCGACCACGTAAGAATTTTCGTAGTTATGTTTGGTGGCTGCTTCTAGGACTTTGGCTGTTAGCGGTGATCTGGAGCATTTTGATGCCATCATTTCTCAATGGATTCTTTCTGGGATTCCTGGCAATTTTGACTTTTTGGTTGTTGCTGAGCCTTTAAAATCAAGGCTACAACAATTCGTTGTTAGCCAAAAATGACTTTTTTTCATATTCTAAATTCTGAGGAGGTCTTGATGAAATTTTCTAAACGACTGCAAATGCAAAGAACAAAATTAAATTTAACTCAAGCAGAGGTCGCCAAAAAACTGCACGTAACCCAACAAACAGTTTCTGGTTGGGAAAATGGGCGCAGTTATCCAGATATTGACTGCTTGCTTGAGTTAAGTGATTTATATCAAGTCTCTCTTGACACTTTACTTAAGGAGGACATTGGAATGAAAGAAGATATCAAAAAGAAAGAGGTCATTAACGGAATTAAGCCAGTTATTACGATTTTGGTGGTTGTAAATGCAATTTTAGCGGTGGTAACAATGATTTTTGAAATCAATAACCAAAATCCTGGAATGGCTGATGTGCTGCTTGATTCAGTTGTGGCTATTAACGAGCTCGTTTCATTTTATTTAATCAACTTTATGAATCATAAACTACGTGATCAAGTCCCCAAAAAATTTGATCATTTAATTTGGCCAGTTTTATTAGGCGCTTGGATTTTAACAGCCGGATTATTTTTTAGCCCCCTTCCCCATGTAGTGACTGTTGTTTTGGGGCTTGCCTTACTAGTTGTAACTTTGTTTTTCTGCTTTAAATAGGGCATACAAAGATTCTTTGTTAGCTAATTGTGAACTTTTTGTCTAAGCTTAATATTGGAGGGAAAAATGAAATTTTCTGAGCGTTTAAAGGATCAAAGGAGAGATCTTGCTTTAACACAAAAAGAAGTTGCTCAAGAACTTCATGTGACCCAACAAACGATCTCTAGTTGGGAGAATGGGCGGAGCTATCCGGATCTTGATAGTTTAATAAAGTTAAGTGATCTCTACCAGATTTCCCTCGATATTTTACTCAAGGAGGATGTTGGGATGAAAGAAGAAATTAGAAAACAAGAGGTGTTGAAAAATATCAAGCCAGCTATCATCAGTTTGAATGTACTTAATATGGTAATTGTGGTAATTATGTTTATCTTGATGAGCTTTGAGCAGATTGATAAAGGTCGCCTTGGACTGGCCGGGTTTGGCGTTTTTGGTATGTCTGCCCGTTTCACCAATTGTAGTCGGAATCGGTGCCGCAGTTTTGGCCCTTTTGAGTCTGCTGTTTTATTTAAAACGCTGGTAAGAACAAAGAACTTTGGTATGATAAGTACAGATATATGATAAGTACAGATATTAGTTAAGGGGAAAAATGTTAAAAATAGAAAACATCAGTAAATCTTTTGGCGAAGTACAAGCGTTAAGCTCTGAATCTTTTGAGGTTCAAGAAGGCGAAATCTTTGGTTTAATTGGTCAAAATGGGGCTGGTAAAACGACGACGTTTCGGATTATTTTGGGTCTGATGAAACCTGATCAAGGTTTCATCACTTTCAATAATCAAAAAGTAGATGATGAAGTTTTAAATCAAATTGGTTATTTACCAGAGGAAAGAGGACTTTTTCCTAAAATGAAGATTGAGGATCAAGTCGTCTATTTAGCTGAACTTAAAGGTCAATCGCGGACAATAACGAAAGAAAAGATTGACGAGTATTTTGAGAAATTTGAGATTAAGGGCAAGAAAACTGACAAACTGAAATCTCTTTCCAAAGGTAATCAGCAGAAAGTCCAGTTAATGGTTACCTTGATTCATGATCCCAAGTACATTATTTTTGATGAACCATTTTCGGGGCTTGATCCGGTGAATGCTCAGATTTTTCGGGATGCAATTTTAGAAGAGAAGAAAAAAGGTAAGTGCATCATTTTTTCAAGCCACAACATGGACAACGTCGATGAGCTAAGTGATCAGTTGATCATGCTAAAAAATGGGAAAGTGATTCTTGACGGAACTGTCAAAGATGTGCGTAATAGCTACGGAAGAATTAAAGTGTTTTTGGAATCTCAGTTGTCAGCTGAAGATTTGGAGCAAATTGCCGGAATTAAAGAACTAAAAGAAAAAGATGGCAGGTTTGAAATTACCTTAAATGATCCAGCGGTTGGCAAGGAGATTTTGACCAAAGCGCAAGCTAAAGGTAACTTCCAAGAATTCTCGCAGCAGCCGCTATCATTGGATGAGATCTTTAAAATCAAAGCGAGGGAAAATTAATGAGCAAATTAAAGGTCGTTTTAAAAAATGTTTTGATTCAAAATTTGAAGTCACCAATCTTTATTTTTATGTTATTCTTTCCGATTATAATTGGGGCAGTCGGGACTATAATTGGTAGATCCAATTCCGGTTCGGCTAAAATTGCCGTTATTTCATCTGATAAGGCATTAGCTAAAACTTTTTCAAATTTCAATTCTGATGACACAAAATATCTGACGAAATACGATGATCAAAAGACTGCCAAAAAAGCGCTGATTGATCAGGATATTGATGGCTATTTAGTGCTAAAAGAAAGTAAGGGAGAAATTGCAGCCACTTTATACAAGACCAACCAAAGTTCGAAGATTTATGAACAAGATATTGAGTTAGCAGTTAATCAGATTGGCTTAAACGTGAAAGCACAACAAATGAATTTACCACCGGCAACACTAAAGAAGATTGTGGAGCCAACGGAATTTAAACAACATACCAGTATGGTTAGTAATCACAAATTGGTAACGCAAGATCAAAGCAAAATGATAACAAAAATGCTTGCCGTAATGGCAGTCACGTTTATTTTCTTCTTCCTTTTGATTATTTATATGACTCAAATGGCAACGAATATTGGACGCGAAAAAGGTGAGCGAGTGATGGAAATCATCCTCTCAAGCACTAGTGCTAAAACTCAATTTTTAGGCGAAGTTGGCGGCGTATTTCTGACCATGGTGGTCCAAGTCTTAATTTATTTGGCAATGATCTTAGGATTTGTGAAGTATTTCCAAGTGACTAAAAGCTTCGATGGTTTCTTAAGAAATCTAAATTGGGGACTACTCTTTAGTCCCGAAATGATTTATACATTAATTTTTGGAATCATGGGCGTCTTTCTTTATTTAGTTGTGGCAGCGATGCTCGGAGCTCTTGTTTCAAACATTGAACAAGTGAACCAGTCGATCATTCCCTTGATGGTTCCGGCAATGATTGCTTATATTTTAGTTTTCGCTTCGATCGGCGGCGGGATGAACGGACTTGTTAAAGTTTGTGCCTTCATTCCGTTTATTTCTCAAACTTTGATGCCGTCGCTTCTGGTATTAGGCAAAGTTACGTGGCTCGAAGCACTAACATCGATGTTAATTTATTTGGTGGTAACGATCTTGATGTCGTTTATCTCCATTAAACTCTATCGATCAAACGTTTTGGTTTATTCACAAAAGGGTGTTTGGGATTCATTTAAATCATCGCTTTCCCTCAGAAAAAAAGCTAAAATGGGTTAAACAAATTCAATTTGGGGAAGTTTATTGATGCAGTCAGATCTTAATTACGATTATATTTCACAAGTTCTCTTAAAAGTTGGGAGAATTATGATCGAAAACGGTGCTGAAACTACGCGGGCTGAAGATACAATGAAAAGGATAGCGAGACAAGCAGGGGTTTCAGATTTAGAAGTATTTTCAACTTTAACGGGAATTGTGATTGGGATTAATAAAGTTGATAAAACGGCAGTAATTCAAATTTATTCACGAGCAACCAATATGGAACGAATAGTTGCAATAAATGATCTATCTCGCAAATTTACAGCTGGTAAAATAACGTTCGATGAACTAGCTTGTGGTGTAAATAGAGTTGAGAAACATGTTCCAGATTTTTCTTGGTGGCTTAAAGGAATTGCTGCTTTTATGATCAGCGGTGGTTTAATGATCCTTTTTTCCCCTGAAACTGCTAATTGGGATGATTTTATTCCAGCTGGAGTCATTGGCATGCTAGGATATCTGACCTCAACATTTCTGCACCGATTTTATAAAATGCAGTTCATTAGCGATTTTGTGGCATCGTTTTTGATTGGCCTTTTAGCTTTTATTGCTTTAAAATTGAACTTAGTAGTGAGTTTTAACGGCGTGATCATCGGGGCAATTATGCCATTGGTGCCTGGAATTATTATTATGAATGCTTTAAGAGATATGTTGGCGGGTCATTTGCTTTCAGGACTTGTCAGATTTATTGAAGCAGTGTTGACATTTATATTTATTGGGGCTGGTTTGGGGCTCGTTTTGAGGTTTTTCCGCTAATGAAGCAACTTTTAATTAATGTGATTTTGAGTTATTTGGGAAGTTTGAGTTTTGCCATTATCATTAATGTTCCGCATCGACTTTTGAACGCTGCCGGGATTACGGGAATTTTTGGTTGGCTCGTATATTTAGCTTGTCGGGATCTTCATCTAGGTATTTTTATGTCCAATTTGATGGGAGCAATGATTATCGGGATGGTTAGCTATGTTTTTGCGCGCTATAAAAAAGTTCCGATTCTTAATTTTAACGTTCCTGGCTTGATTTGCTTAGCACCAGGTGCGCTAACCTACGAAGGAGTTCATGATACGGTCTTTAAAGGTGTTAGCCAAGGGCTCGATATTGTGGTCAGAGTCATGATTGTAATATTAGCTTTGGCAGTCGGCACAATGTTAAGCCAGTTGATTGATGAAGCATTAAAAAGAATTTGGCAAAAAATCTGGACTTGATTTAAGCAGCAGTAATTGTTAGAATGACTGTTGTGCGATGAGTCGATGGGGTACGTATGTACCTTTTCAGCAGGTTGCTTGCACACCTCAGGAAGAGGAAGCAAGGATTAATAGTCTGCTTAAGCAATTAAGTCCTGCACAATAGTTCAAACCTTTGTGTTTGAACTATTTTTTTTAGAAAATTGATCGTTATCTTTGAGGTATAATAAGTGGAGATTGCAGTTTTAACGGCAAGTGAGTTAATCGAAAATGAAGCGTACTTTTTGCAACAAAAAGATTTAACGCAAGCAGAGTTTCAAAAGAATGGTAATAAATTAGCTCAGACAGCTTTAGATTTAGTAAAAAATAATTATCAGAAAAACGGTTTAGCAATGTTTCAATATCAGATTGTTGACCTGTCAGAGCTGAAAATCAGTTTTTTCTCTAATATAATTAATTTGCCTTATTCCTATGCTAAAAAATATGCTGAATTTTTTGCTGACGGAGCTACGGCAGAGATTAAATTTTACTTTTCAGTAGAGTCGCCTTTTGTTAATAAATCCAAACTTTGGATTGAAGAAATTGGCGATTTGGCAGAAAATGTAGTGAAAATTGAAGAGCTTTTGGTTCAAACACAGGAAAACGAGAGTGAAAAGGATTCTTTAGTTGATGAAAAAAACAGTAAAAAATAGTTTCACCTCGCTTGTGATCGTGATCATGGCCTTAGTTATTTTTGGAGG of Xylocopilactobacillus apicola contains these proteins:
- a CDS encoding threonine/serine exporter family protein, which encodes MKQLLINVILSYLGSLSFAIIINVPHRLLNAAGITGIFGWLVYLACRDLHLGIFMSNLMGAMIIGMVSYVFARYKKVPILNFNVPGLICLAPGALTYEGVHDTVFKGVSQGLDIVVRVMIVILALAVGTMLSQLIDEALKRIWQKIWT
- a CDS encoding ABC transporter permease, coding for MSKLKVVLKNVLIQNLKSPIFIFMLFFPIIIGAVGTIIGRSNSGSAKIAVISSDKALAKTFSNFNSDDTKYLTKYDDQKTAKKALIDQDIDGYLVLKESKGEIAATLYKTNQSSKIYEQDIELAVNQIGLNVKAQQMNLPPATLKKIVEPTEFKQHTSMVSNHKLVTQDQSKMITKMLAVMAVTFIFFFLLIIYMTQMATNIGREKGERVMEIILSSTSAKTQFLGEVGGVFLTMVVQVLIYLAMILGFVKYFQVTKSFDGFLRNLNWGLLFSPEMIYTLIFGIMGVFLYLVVAAMLGALVSNIEQVNQSIIPLMVPAMIAYILVFASIGGGMNGLVKVCAFIPFISQTLMPSLLVLGKVTWLEALTSMLIYLVVTILMSFISIKLYRSNVLVYSQKGVWDSFKSSLSLRKKAKMG
- a CDS encoding threonine/serine exporter family protein, which translates into the protein MQSDLNYDYISQVLLKVGRIMIENGAETTRAEDTMKRIARQAGVSDLEVFSTLTGIVIGINKVDKTAVIQIYSRATNMERIVAINDLSRKFTAGKITFDELACGVNRVEKHVPDFSWWLKGIAAFMISGGLMILFSPETANWDDFIPAGVIGMLGYLTSTFLHRFYKMQFISDFVASFLIGLLAFIALKLNLVVSFNGVIIGAIMPLVPGIIIMNALRDMLAGHLLSGLVRFIEAVLTFIFIGAGLGLVLRFFR